A window of Formosa sp. Hel1_31_208 contains these coding sequences:
- a CDS encoding sugar transferase, whose product MARKKDIHFEVSERKVLLRLLDIVFVFIGIYTLELFFNFEYLTINRDNVIPLAVLVIYITVFGTIFEIYDLQKSSKLDVTFRNIVLTVSVTVLFYLLTPVLTPFLPEQRLQIVLFYLTIIVMIFLWRWAYIAFISTPRFYKKVLLVGEISNIENIIKPLNQSDPNYKIVGFINCESESESPIKFKGLKEFEPNELMDVIRKEKISEVLVASYNSETITSEIYHDLINLLDQGFTIREYTQVYEELTYRVPIQFIGKDFYKYFPFSRSNQNTLYLFFHRAFDIVFSVLGLCFGLCILPFILLGNLIGNKGPLFYTQERVGQNGKPFEIVKLRSMIVNAEKDGAKWAQKNDVRITKFGTFLRRSRLDEIPQFINVIRGEMSIIGPRPERPFFVNELSRIIPFYETRHIIKPGLTGWAQVKTRYGSSVDDSLTKLQYDLFYIKHRGIFLDLNIIVKTLSTILYYRGQ is encoded by the coding sequence ATGGCTAGAAAAAAGGACATTCACTTTGAAGTATCAGAACGAAAAGTACTCTTACGTCTATTAGATATCGTTTTTGTTTTTATTGGTATTTACACATTAGAGCTGTTTTTTAATTTTGAGTACCTGACCATTAACAGAGATAATGTAATTCCTTTAGCAGTATTGGTTATTTATATCACCGTTTTTGGGACGATTTTCGAAATTTATGATCTTCAAAAATCCAGTAAATTGGATGTGACCTTTAGAAATATCGTTTTGACCGTATCAGTCACTGTTTTATTTTATCTTTTAACACCGGTACTTACTCCCTTTTTACCCGAACAAAGGCTGCAAATTGTTTTGTTTTATCTCACAATAATTGTGATGATTTTTTTGTGGAGATGGGCTTATATTGCTTTTATTTCCACGCCTCGATTTTATAAAAAGGTCCTATTAGTGGGTGAAATATCTAATATAGAGAACATCATAAAACCCTTAAATCAATCGGATCCAAATTATAAAATTGTTGGATTTATCAATTGTGAATCTGAATCTGAATCGCCGATTAAATTTAAAGGCTTAAAAGAGTTTGAACCCAACGAACTCATGGATGTTATTCGGAAGGAAAAAATATCTGAAGTGTTGGTTGCTAGTTATAATTCTGAAACCATAACATCAGAAATATATCATGACTTAATTAATCTTCTAGATCAAGGCTTTACAATTAGAGAGTACACTCAGGTTTATGAAGAATTAACCTATCGTGTACCTATTCAGTTTATAGGTAAGGATTTTTATAAATATTTTCCATTTAGCAGAAGTAATCAAAATACACTGTATCTATTTTTTCATAGAGCATTTGATATTGTGTTTTCAGTATTAGGATTATGTTTTGGGCTTTGTATTCTTCCATTTATTCTTTTAGGTAATCTCATAGGTAATAAAGGACCGCTTTTTTATACGCAAGAACGTGTGGGTCAAAATGGAAAGCCCTTTGAAATTGTGAAACTTAGAAGTATGATTGTAAATGCTGAAAAAGATGGCGCAAAATGGGCACAAAAAAATGATGTTCGAATTACGAAGTTTGGTACCTTTTTAAGACGTTCCCGACTCGATGAAATTCCACAATTTATAAATGTGATTCGTGGTGAAATGAGTATTATTGGTCCGAGACCAGAACGACCGTTTTTTGTAAATGAATTATCTCGTATTATTCCATTTTATGAAACACGTCATATTATCAAACCCGGACTAACTGGCTGGGCACAGGTAAAAACAAGATATGGTTCTTCAGTTGATGATAGTCTAACCAAACTCCAGTACGACTTGTTTTATATCAAGCATCGCGGTATTTTTCTGGATTTAAATATTATAGTCAAAACCCTCAGTACCATTTTATATTACAGAGGTCAATGA
- a CDS encoding glycosyltransferase family 4 protein, producing the protein MKNVLYIGNQLHASKHNISYIDVLGPLLSKEGITMYYASSYNNKVLRLLDMIRKVVVLRAKVDAVLIDTYSTQNFYYALVISQLCRIFKLTFYPILHGGNLPKRLISSPKMSRLIFKNAKYNIAPSLYLKEAFERHGFSNLKYIPNSLQIAHYKVCDTTYDSPRLLWVRSFSKIYNPKLAVHVLDQLKSSYPKVQLCMVGPDSDGSLAEVKQMAADLKLEVKFTGKLTKEAWIALSADYNVFINTTNFDNMPLSVIEAMALGLPVVSTNVGGLPYLIDHETNGLLVEPNDVEAMAKAISELFVNHEKRLRIIKNAREKVEQFDWSLIKNQWLNILK; encoded by the coding sequence ATGAAAAACGTCCTGTACATAGGAAACCAACTGCACGCATCCAAGCATAACATCTCATACATTGATGTGCTAGGGCCTTTGTTGTCTAAAGAAGGTATCACAATGTATTATGCATCCAGTTATAACAACAAAGTGTTGCGTCTTTTGGATATGATAAGAAAAGTAGTGGTATTAAGAGCTAAGGTTGATGCTGTATTAATAGATACTTACAGTACTCAAAATTTCTATTACGCCTTAGTAATTAGTCAGTTATGCCGTATCTTTAAACTAACATTTTATCCCATTTTGCACGGTGGAAATCTTCCAAAACGACTCATATCATCTCCCAAAATGAGTCGCCTGATTTTTAAAAATGCTAAGTATAATATAGCGCCATCTCTCTATCTTAAAGAAGCTTTTGAACGTCACGGTTTTTCTAATCTTAAATATATTCCTAATAGCTTACAAATAGCTCATTATAAGGTGTGCGATACAACCTATGACAGTCCGAGACTACTATGGGTACGATCCTTCTCAAAAATTTATAACCCAAAACTTGCAGTTCATGTTTTAGATCAATTAAAATCATCCTATCCCAAAGTCCAGCTCTGTATGGTAGGTCCAGATTCAGATGGGAGTTTAGCAGAAGTCAAACAGATGGCGGCAGATTTAAAATTAGAAGTGAAATTTACAGGTAAACTCACTAAAGAAGCATGGATTGCCCTCTCAGCAGATTATAATGTATTCATCAATACTACAAATTTTGACAATATGCCTTTAAGCGTTATCGAAGCCATGGCGCTGGGTCTACCAGTAGTATCGACTAATGTTGGTGGCTTACCTTACCTTATTGATCATGAGACTAATGGTTTATTGGTTGAGCCAAATGATGTTGAAGCCATGGCAAAAGCGATTTCAGAACTTTTTGTGAATCATGAAAAAAGATTACGAATCATTAAAAATGCGAGAGAAAAAGTAGAGCAATTTGATTGGAGCTTAATCAAAAATCAGTGGTTGAATATTTTAAAATAG
- a CDS encoding O-antigen ligase family protein, with protein MKTNITYISAIALHMFIGMVVYFNESLAKVYFLLALGFFLYRILQSPNHLKTFEILKACAYFVGAEVFLRMTKGSISYEAGKYLVILFMIMGMFYKGISGRGYPYFIYIMLLIPSIFVASTTLSFDANFRTNIAFVLSGPICLGAAALFCYDKKVSIKQLNTLLLYILLPIITHTIYIFFYNPSVRDVLSSTGSNRSASGGWGANQVATVLGLGMFVVVVRLFTKSPSIGMKILNLTIFSAIAFRAMVTFSRGGVITAIIAIIAFLGIYYLKVSRRKKNEILALFVFFSLCVAVTWVITSKQTDGFIDLRYANKDHLGREKGDVTTGRKKLFQEELDGFISNPFFGIGSSRAKDQRIELEGQGVTSHSEISRLLAEHGIFGIIIILILIFKPLDLRSQNKRNYYFYAFLCFWFATINHSSMRIAAPAFIYALTLLNVTYEKRPVHRKPTARIQA; from the coding sequence TTGAAAACGAATATTACCTATATAAGTGCCATTGCGTTACATATGTTCATAGGCATGGTTGTTTATTTCAATGAATCGTTAGCGAAAGTGTATTTTTTGCTCGCTTTGGGATTCTTTTTATATCGTATCCTTCAATCGCCAAATCACCTAAAAACCTTTGAAATCTTGAAGGCGTGTGCATATTTTGTTGGAGCTGAGGTATTCTTACGAATGACCAAAGGTTCTATCTCTTATGAGGCTGGTAAGTATCTGGTTATTTTATTTATGATAATGGGTATGTTTTACAAAGGCATATCTGGCAGGGGTTATCCGTATTTTATCTACATTATGCTATTAATACCTTCTATATTTGTGGCATCTACGACCTTGAGCTTTGATGCTAATTTTAGAACTAATATAGCCTTTGTGTTAAGCGGACCTATTTGCTTAGGTGCTGCGGCGTTATTTTGCTATGATAAAAAGGTGTCTATAAAGCAACTGAATACATTATTGTTGTATATACTTTTGCCTATAATTACCCATACCATATATATCTTTTTTTATAACCCAAGTGTTCGTGACGTGTTATCGAGTACAGGTTCTAATAGATCAGCCTCAGGGGGTTGGGGAGCCAATCAGGTGGCAACTGTTTTGGGTTTAGGTATGTTTGTTGTTGTCGTTCGATTGTTTACAAAATCGCCATCTATTGGAATGAAAATTTTAAATCTAACTATCTTTTCAGCCATAGCTTTCCGTGCCATGGTCACCTTTAGTCGTGGTGGGGTCATTACAGCTATTATCGCTATTATAGCCTTCCTAGGTATTTATTACCTAAAAGTATCTCGAAGAAAAAAGAATGAAATACTCGCGTTATTTGTGTTTTTTAGTTTGTGTGTGGCTGTAACATGGGTAATAACATCTAAGCAAACAGATGGTTTTATTGATTTGCGTTATGCTAATAAAGATCATCTTGGAAGAGAAAAAGGCGATGTTACTACCGGTCGTAAAAAGTTGTTCCAGGAAGAACTAGATGGGTTTATTTCTAATCCTTTCTTCGGAATAGGATCGAGTAGAGCTAAAGATCAACGAATAGAATTGGAAGGTCAAGGGGTTACCTCACATAGTGAGATTAGCCGATTACTTGCTGAACATGGAATTTTTGGGATTATCATTATCTTGATTCTAATTTTCAAACCCTTAGATTTAAGGTCCCAAAATAAACGTAATTATTACTTCTATGCTTTCCTGTGTTTTTGGTTTGCTACGATAAATCACTCATCAATGCGCATCGCTGCGCCAGCTTTTATTTATGCTCTTACACTTTTAAATGTGACTTATGAAAAACGTCCTGTACATAGGAAACCAACTGCACGCATCCAAGCATAA
- a CDS encoding transglutaminase-like domain-containing protein: protein MTLKKLTWIFKRHPLLYKARFKLLSKNSNIEEIQGYTYNQYNSKSTIPSYFEEINQSIFKDFQPKTDLEKIKHLSVWLKNNIKGGPGLSEPSDTALKIMLSGKGGVCSDMAQIFNNFCVINDIKVREWGNTRAPFNKDYGGHSFNEVYSEDLNKWIFIDVYSSVLFFYHKGVPLSVIELYELVRKNEKVYFKSFNSEKDIDEKVIIRNYLDPDSIPFLICHYSNKTYDSYLRKFRPQIPVFIVHFVLFVIGKSYHYRFPLDDYKRIFS from the coding sequence ATGACCTTGAAAAAACTGACTTGGATTTTTAAGCGGCACCCTTTACTCTATAAAGCCCGTTTTAAATTATTATCCAAGAATTCAAATATTGAAGAAATTCAAGGTTATACTTATAATCAGTACAACAGTAAAAGTACTATTCCGTCGTATTTCGAGGAGATCAATCAAAGCATTTTTAAAGATTTTCAGCCAAAAACAGATTTAGAAAAAATAAAGCATTTAAGCGTTTGGTTGAAAAATAATATTAAAGGAGGTCCAGGTCTCAGTGAACCTTCTGATACAGCACTAAAAATTATGTTGTCGGGTAAAGGAGGTGTTTGCAGTGATATGGCGCAAATATTCAATAATTTTTGTGTTATTAACGATATAAAAGTTCGGGAATGGGGGAATACCAGAGCACCGTTTAATAAAGATTATGGAGGTCATTCTTTTAATGAAGTCTATAGTGAAGACCTCAATAAATGGATTTTCATTGATGTGTATAGCAGCGTGTTATTTTTCTACCATAAAGGAGTGCCTTTATCGGTTATTGAACTATATGAATTGGTAAGAAAAAATGAAAAAGTTTATTTCAAGTCATTTAATTCGGAAAAAGATATTGATGAAAAAGTGATCATTAGAAATTATTTAGACCCAGATAGCATCCCATTTCTTATTTGCCATTATTCAAATAAAACGTATGATTCGTACCTGCGCAAATTCAGACCGCAAATTCCAGTTTTTATTGTTCATTTTGTTCTTTTTGTTATTGGTAAGAGTTATCATTACCGCTTTCCTTTAGATGACTACAAACGTATATTTTCATAA